A window of Chryseobacterium shandongense genomic DNA:
ATGGGGAACTGCTGATCCTAAAAATTATAAAGAATTTGAAGGAAGAGTGATTAATGAATTTAAAAATCTTGACAAATTAGGCGTAAATTATGCAAAAAGTATTTATAATGTCTCAGGGAAAGTAATTTCTTCTGAAAATGGGGTAGCTTACGAGCTTTCAACCTCACAAAATCAAAACGGAATACGATATACACTGGACGGAAAAGATCCTTCTGCCAATTTTCAGAACTATAAAAATCCTGTTAAGATTTCAAAATCAATGACGGTAAAATCGGCTTATTTCGAAAACGGAAAACTGAAAAGTGCCATATCTGCACAAAGTTTCACGATATCCAAAACAACGGGAAAAAAAATCATGTTAGAAGAACTACCGAGTGAAAATTATTCTTTTGGAGGAGCGTTTACTTTAGTAGACGGAATTATCGGGAACCAAAAGCAGTTGGGGAAAACATGGCTGGGTTTTCAGGGAAAAGATGTGTCGGCAACCATTGATTTCGGACAGAAAACGCAGTTCTCAGAAATTTATTTTAATACATTGGATAATAAAGGAAGCTGGATTCATTTCGCAAAATCAGCGCAGATCTTTGTGTCTGATAATGGAACGGATTTTAAATTAATCAAAGAAGTCGGAAAAGAGGAAATCCTTTCTGTAAAAGGAAAAATCAAAGTGAATGCAGGCCTTCAGAATTCAAAATATATTAAAGTTAAAATAGAGAATGCGGGGATTATTCCTGCCGGAAATCCGGGCGCTGATTCTAAAGCGTGGCTTTTTGTTGATGAAATTGGCGTAAATTAGCCTTAGAAATTTAATTATGCAAGATTCGGTTCTTTCCTCAGAATTTACTTCTTCGCCGGAACTGGTTGAGAAACTCTACCAATACGGAGTGACAAAAACTTATCAGGAAGGCGATATTATTCTGGATGAAAATTCGTCCATCCGCTCCATTCCGATTGTGATGAAGGGAATGCTGAAAGTCATCCGAACCGAAGAAGACGGCCGGGAAATTCTTCTCTATTACATCAAAGCGGGAGAAAGCTGTATCATGTCCTTTCTGGGCGGAATGCATAATGAAAAAAGCATCGTAAAAGCGGAAGTAGAAGAAGATACCGAAATCCTATTTCTACCCATTGACAAGGTTTCATTGTTTATCAAAGAATATCCGGAATGGCTCGATTATATCTTCAGGCTGTATCACAAACGTTTTGAAGAACTATTGGATATCATTAATGCCATTGCTTTCAAGAAAGTAGATGAAAGACTGCTGAATCTTCTCCATAAAAAATCTGAAATTCTTCATTCCAAAACCATCGTTATCACCCACGAACAGCTTGCGAATGAATTAGGAACCGCCAGAGTCGTCGTTTCCCGACTCCTGAAACAGCTCGAAGACTCCGGAAAACTCAAGCTCGGACGAAATAAAATTGTGATTTTGGAAGATTAGCGAATCTCTTTGCGATCTTATCTAAGTGGATAGTTTATGCTGAGCTTGTCGAAGTAGCTTTGCGAACTTAAAAACAGTTAGTAGTCAAAACTCTTTGCGAACTTCGCCATCAAAAAAATATTACGAGTTTGCAAACTTAAAAAACACGGTATAAAAATCCTTCTGTAACAAAAGTAGCGGTGCACCTTTTCCGATATCTTCAATTTTGCATTATAAAGTTGAAAACATGGAAATTTTTGGGTATCTCGCTTCTGTTTTAATAGGAATTTCGTTAGGTTTAATCGGTGGTGGCGGCAGCATTCTTACCGTTCCTGTTTTGGTTTACCTTTTCGGATTAGATGCTTTTCTGGCGACAGAATATTCACTTTTCATTGTCGGAATCAGCAGTGTGGTCGGTTCGTTTTCATACTTCAAAAAACGACTTGTAAATTTTAAAACCGCACTTATTTTCGGAGTTCCATCCATTATTTTCATTTTCCTGACACGAAATTATATTCTACCCTTAATTCCCGCTGAAGTTGTTAAAGTCAGCAGTTTTGTGGTAACCAAAGATATTCTATTGCTTTTAATTTTTGCAGGATTAATGATTTTAGCTTCCTACAAAATGATTCAGAAAACTACAGATTGTGTTACCGAAACATCAGATTTACAGAAAAATAATACACTTTTGGCAGCAGGAGAGGGATCTGTTGTCGGAATTTTAACGGGCTTGGTCGGAGCCGGAGGCGGATTTATGATCATTCCCGCTCTTGTTAATCGTCTCAAAATCCCAATGAAAAAAGCCATCGGAACTTCGCTGGTTATCATTTCGCTTAATTCGCTCATCGGATTTTTCTCATCAATGAATGCTGTGAAAATCGATTGGAAATTATTAACGGCCATTTCATCAATTGCGATTGTCGGAATCATCATCGGTTCGCAGTTATCCAAAAAAATTGATGGAAAAAAACTCAAACCGACTTTCGGATGGTTCATTCTTGTGATGGGAATTTACATTATCATAAAAGAAGTTTTATTTTGATTTTTTATGGCAGCTACTTCCGCCAGTAGTTTATCCTGAGTTTATCGAAGGATTCCCGCTTTTTTGTTTCGCTTCGCTGCACAAAAGAGCTCCACTCAGGTTGGGCTGCGAGAGTTTCCGTAGAATCTTAGAGAATTAAATTGAGTTTGATGTAGTATTTTATCTCTTTGCGGACTTGGCTAAGTAGAACGCCTTTGCGAACTTAAAAAAAACAGTTAGTAGTCAAAAAAATCTTTGTTGCCTTAGTGTTCAAAAAATATAATTCTTCTGTAACAAAAGTAGCGGTACAAAAAAACACAAACCCGGAAATTTGTATCAGAAAAAATAATTAAAATTTAAAATCATAAAAAAATGAAAATAGAACAGATTTATACAGGATGTCTTGCTCAAGGTGCATATTATATTGTTTCTAACGGTGAAGCGGCAATCATAGATCCATTAAGAGAAACGCGGCCTTATATTGAGCGTCTTGAAAAAGATAACGTTGTCCTGAAATATATTTTTGAAACCCATTTCCACGCAGACTTTGTAAGCGGCCATCTCGATTTAAGCAGAAAAACAAATGCCCCAATTGTTTACGGGCCAACTGCAAAACCCGAATTTGAAGCCATCATTGCAGAGGATAATCAGATTTTTGAAATTGGAAATATCAAAATAAAAGTGCTTCACACACCCGGTCATACATTGGAAAGCTCATCTTTTCTTCTAATCGACGAAAATGGCAAAGAAACAGCCCTTTTTAGCGGAGATACGTTGTTTTTAGGCGATGTAGGCCGCCCCGATCTGGCGCAGAAAGCAGCAAACATGACACAGGAAGAACTTGCTGGT
This region includes:
- a CDS encoding Crp/Fnr family transcriptional regulator produces the protein MQDSVLSSEFTSSPELVEKLYQYGVTKTYQEGDIILDENSSIRSIPIVMKGMLKVIRTEEDGREILLYYIKAGESCIMSFLGGMHNEKSIVKAEVEEDTEILFLPIDKVSLFIKEYPEWLDYIFRLYHKRFEELLDIINAIAFKKVDERLLNLLHKKSEILHSKTIVITHEQLANELGTARVVVSRLLKQLEDSGKLKLGRNKIVILED
- a CDS encoding sulfite exporter TauE/SafE family protein, with translation MEIFGYLASVLIGISLGLIGGGGSILTVPVLVYLFGLDAFLATEYSLFIVGISSVVGSFSYFKKRLVNFKTALIFGVPSIIFIFLTRNYILPLIPAEVVKVSSFVVTKDILLLLIFAGLMILASYKMIQKTTDCVTETSDLQKNNTLLAAGEGSVVGILTGLVGAGGGFMIIPALVNRLKIPMKKAIGTSLVIISLNSLIGFFSSMNAVKIDWKLLTAISSIAIVGIIIGSQLSKKIDGKKLKPTFGWFILVMGIYIIIKEVLF